A genome region from Megalobrama amblycephala isolate DHTTF-2021 linkage group LG16, ASM1881202v1, whole genome shotgun sequence includes the following:
- the zgc:171927 gene encoding ras-related protein ORAB-1 — MNPEYDYLFKLLLIGDSGVGKSCLLLRFADDTYTESYISTIGVDFKIRTIEMEGKTVKLQIWDTAGQERFRTITSSYYRGAHGIIIVYDVTEQESFNNVKQWLEEIDRYACENVSKLLVGNKCDLSSKKVVDFTTAKEFAESLKIPFLETSAKNANNVEKAFLTMASEIQKRIGTDSVQNETVKMGSKINSAPLWPGGEKSVAEEVSSCC; from the exons ATGAATCCAGAGTA TGACTACCTGTTCAAATTGCTGCTGATTGGGGACTCTGGTGTGGGAAAGTCATGTTTACTCCTACGGTTTGCT GATGACACCTATACAGAGAGCTACATCAGCACTATTGGAGTAGATTTCAAAATCAGAACTATTGAAATGGAGGGGAAGACTGTCAAACTGCAGATT tggGATACAGCAGGGCAAGAGCGATTTCGAACAATAACATCCAGCTATTATCGAGGGGCTCATGGGATTATAATTGTCTATGATGTCACTGAGCAG GAGTCTTTCAACAATGTGAAGCAGTGGTTAGAAGAAATTGATCGCTATGCATGTGAAAATGTCTCCAAGTTGCTAGTCGGTAACAAGTGTGACCTTTCCTCAAAAAAGGTGGTAGACTTTACCACAGCAAAG GAATTTGCTGAGTCACTCAAAATCCCATTCCTGGAGACAAGTGCCAAGAACGCAAACAACGTAGAGAAGGCATTTTTAACAATGGCCTCTGAAATCCAGAAGAGGATCGGGACGGACAGCGTTCAGAATGAAACTGTTAAAATGGGATCCAAAATAAACAGTGCCCCCTTATGGCCTGGCGGAGAGAAGTCAGTAGCTGAGGAGGTCAGCTCTTGTTGCTAG
- the LOC125249278 gene encoding gap junction delta-2 protein, translated as MGDWSILGRFLTEVQNHSTVIGKIWLTVLLIFRILLVTLVGDAVYSDEQSKFTCNTLQPGCNNVCYDTFAPVSHLRFWVFQIVLVSTPSIFYIIYVLHKITKDEKMETERVQAEAKHPGHLEGEGVKLPYGPQGEEWGGQDEESVEQSLLQDDFGEVSKDPTTLSSQVLLIYIVHVLIRSVLEITFLVGQYYLFGFEVPHLFRCETYPCPTRTDCFVSRATEKTIFLNFMFSISLGCFLLNIVELHYLGWIYIFRMLCAACFLCFRSERELYPQRNPLLLRLRHSMRSRLVLQSPTTTLSQEKTGTTLLSRGPAISFETDSTLECTSKRSPEERERTRLKLANMARFTGKKSWL; from the coding sequence ATGGGGGACTGGTCAATTCTGGGCCGCTTTCTAACAGAGGTTCAGAATCATTCGACGGTCATCGGTAAGATCTGGCTGACGGTGCTCCTGATCTTTCGCATACTGCTGGTGACCTTGGTGGGAGACGCCGTGTACAGTGATGAGCAGTCCAAGTTCACCTGCAATACACTACAGCCGGGCTGCAACAACGTCTGCTATGACACTTTCGCCCCCGTCTCACACTTGCGCTTTTGGGTCTTCCAGATTGTGCTGGTCTCAACGCCCTCCATCTTCTACATCATCTATGTGCTGCACAAAATCACCAAAGATGAGAAGATGGAGACGGAGAGGGTGCAGGCAGAGGCCAAGCACCCTGGGCATCTGGAAGGGGAGGGTGTCAAACTGCCATATGGACCCCAGGGGGAAGAATGGGGTGGTCAGGATGAGGAAAGCGTGGAGCAAAGTCTACTGCAGGATGATTTTGGTGAGGTTAGCAAGGATCCAACCACACTCTCCAGTCAGGTTCTCCTCATCTATATTGTTCACGTCCTGATCCGCTCTGTCCTGGAGATCACGTTTCTTGTCGGTCAGTATTACCTGTTCGGATTTGAGGTGCCTCATTTGTTCCGCTGTGAAACATACCCTTGCCCAACACGGACTGATTGTTTTGTGTCTCGAGCCACCGAAAAGACCATCTTccttaattttatgtttagCATCAGCCTGGGTTGTTTCCTCTTGAATATTGTGGAGCTTCACTACCTCGGCTGGATCTACATTTTCCGCATGTTGTGTGCCGCCTGCTTCCTGTGCTTCAGGTCAGAGAGGGAGCTGTACCCTCAACGCAACCCTTTGTTGCTACGCCTCAGACACTCAATGCGGAGCAGGCTGGTCCTGCAGTCGCCAACAACCACCCTGTCTCAGGAGAAGACGGGGACGACTTTGCTTTCACGCGGCCCAGCCATCTCGTTCGAGACCGACTCTACACTTGAGTGCACCTCAAAGAGAAGCCCAGAGGAGAGGGAACGCACAAGGCTGAAATTGGCCAACATGGCTAGATTTACTGGCAAAAAGTCCTGGTTGTAA